In Humulus lupulus chromosome 6, drHumLupu1.1, whole genome shotgun sequence, a single genomic region encodes these proteins:
- the LOC133784289 gene encoding early nodulin-93-like — MAKNVVQSSLDQRLAMAKHCSHEGVKAGAKEAVVATIATAIPTLASARILPWAKAHLNHTAQALIISTVAGAAYFIVADKTVLATARKNSFKQATTNTEA, encoded by the exons ATGGCAAAGAATGTAGTTCAATCTTCCCTTGACCAACGGCTGGCCATGGCTAAACACTGTTCTCATG AAGGTGTCAAAGCAGGAGCTAAGGAAGCTGTTGTTGCTACTATTGCCACTGCCATTCCAACT CTTGCTAGTGCGAGAATTCTGCCTTGGGCAAAAGCCCATCTCAACCACACTGCTCAAGCTCTTATTATCTCCACAG TGGCTGGAGCTGCATATTTCATAGTTGCTGACAAGACTGTCCTGGCCACAGCTAGGAAGAATTCCTTCAAGCAAGCCACTACTAATACAGAAGCATAG
- the LOC133785647 gene encoding uncharacterized protein LOC133785647: MWKDADDFGERIAKCWQEGVEGTDMYQLTVKLKRLKQILKCINKEGFHEIHKAEMIAKEELVILQEEVNKDPQNSRLQNEEQVARDKYAKVYKAYSLFLAQKAKVSWAKNGDENTAIFHASLRARRTHYRIFSIEDAQGVWCDTPLAVQEAFLQYYHQLLGSEMQNKHRVKNCIINLGPKVSEVHSSILKTEYTAQEIKEAIFSIPGLKAPGPDGFGSCFYQDNWALVGSDVVAAVLSFLRSGKILKAINTTTITLIPKSSCPRSVSDFWPISCCNVIYKAASKVICTRLRQILPDLIAENQGGFVHGRYIAHNIMVCQDLVRLYGRSNCKPSCMIKIDLRKAYDTIEWGFIEEMLKAFEFPQSFSNLVMACVTTPKFSLLLNGSLHGFFASKRGLRQGDPISPLLFVLGLEYLSRIMSKVGSLPGFKYHNKCSNLKLNHLCFADDLLIFCNGDFVSIMLMLRGLKLFSSSSGLLPNAEKTAIYCHGISDAVVDRVLAASGFTRSYLPFRYLGIPICSKRISAADCQCIVEKMTSRIRSWSTRNLSYMGRVTLINSVLISMHSYWAQIMILPKKLIKDVEAICRAFLWKGISDSHLPGLIAWEYTCASRAAGGLGFRRLHDWNLAAMGKYIWAIAKKKDNLFVKWINSVYLMDKNWWDYKCPSDCSWYWKRLVAVKDCFKAKISSNSFLSQRYHLQLGVNMLVSPEVRVPWRKFVWDRFITPKHRFIMWLVMWERLHTKNRIARYNSNMDLVCLLCRAENEDIDHLFFKCTYSKRCLEAIKGWLHWNAQSINLHRLLHCIYHAKKVSSTHKSIFFSCLAATVYHLWRVRNDMLWNQKLWQVHHTVSRIQSDCNFDCLVYFLVKPLGKIEIFLPGCFDLY; this comes from the coding sequence ATGTGGAAGGATGCAGATGATTTTGGTGAGCGAATTGCTAAGTGTTGGCAGGAAGGAGTTGAGGGCACGGATATGTATCAGCTGACAGTTAAACTTAAACGCCTAAAACAAATTCTTAAGTGCATTAATAAGGAAGGTTTTCATGAGATTCACAAAGCAGAAATGATAGCAAAGGAGGAGTTGGTGATTTTGCAGGAAGAAGTGAATAAAGATCCCCAAAACTCTCGGTTACAGAATGAGGAACAGGTGGCTCGGGACAAATATGCTAAAGTTTATAAGGCTTATTCTCTCTTTTTAGCTCAGAAAGCCAAAGTTTCTTGGGCTAAAAATGGAGATGAAAACACAGCAATATTCCATGCGTCACTGAGGGCAAGGAGAACTCATTACAGAATTTTTTCAATAGAGGATGCGCAGGGGGTCTGGTGTGATACTCCTCTTGCTGTTCAGGAAGCCTTTCTACAATATTATCATCAACTCCTTGGATCTGAGATGCAGAACAAACATCGGGTGAAGAATTGTATAATCAATCTTGGGCCAAAAGTTTCTGAGGTGCATTCCAGCATACTTAAAACTGAGTACACAGCTCAGGAGATCAAAGAAGCTATTTTCTCTATTCCTGGTTTGAAGGCTCCAGGTCCGGATGGTTTTGGAAGTTGTTTCTATCAAGATAATTGGGCATTGGTTGGTTCAGATGTGGTAGCTGCTGTTCTGTCCTTTTTGAGATCAGGAAAAATTCTTAAGGCAATTAATACAACTACCATTACTCTTATTCCTAAGAGCAGTTGTCCGAGAAGTGTGAGTGATTTTTGGCCTATCTCGTGTTGCAATGTGATATATAAGGCTGCATCGAAAGTGATTTGCACAAGATTGAGACAAATTTTGCCTGACTTAATTGCTGAGAACCAGGGGGGTTTTGTGCATGGAAGATATATTGCCCATAATATCATGGTGTGTCAGGATTTGGTGAGACTATATGGGCGGAGCAATTGCAAACCTAGTTGTATGATAAAAATTGACTTAAGGAAAGCGTATGACACAATAGAATGGGGGTTCATTGAAGAGATGCTCAAGGCTTTTGAGTTTCCTCAATCTTTTTCAAATTTAGTAATGGCATGTGTAACAACTCCCAAGTTTTCATTGCTTCTCAATGGCTCTTTACATGGGTTCTTTGCATCAAAAAGAGGACTTAGACAAGGAGATCCCATCTCCCCCTTATTGTTTGTGCTTGGGTTAGAATACTTGTCCCGAATTATGAGCAAGGTGGGGTCATTACCTGGTTTCAAGTACCATAATAAATGTTCAAATCTGAAGTTGAATCATTTATGTTTTGCGGACGACCTTCTTATCTTTTGCAATGGAGATTTTGTTTCAATAATGCTTATGTTGAGGGGTTTGAAGTTGTTCTCTTCTTCTTCGGGTTTGCTTCCTAATGCTGAGAAAACTGCTATCTACTGTCATGGAATTTCTGATGCTGTTGTAGATAGAGTGTTGGCGGCTTCTGGTTTCACTCGAAGTTACCTGCCTTTCAGGTACCTCGGGATACCTATATGTTCTAAACGAATTTCTGCAGCAGATTGTCAATGCATCGTGGAGAAGATGACTAGTAGGATTCGTTCATGGAGCACTCGGAATCTATCTTATATGGGGAGAGTGACCTTGATCAATTCAGTCCTCATCTCAATGCATTCATATTGGGCTCAAATAATGATTCTACCAAAGAAATTGATAAAAGATGTTGAAGCAATTTGTAGGGCTTTTCTTTGGAAAGGTATCTCAGACTCCCATTTACCAGGATTGATTGCTTGGGAGTATACTTGCGCATCAAGGGCGGCTGGTGGATTGGGGTTTCGGCGATTACATGATTGGAATTTAGCTGCCATGGGAAAGTATATTTGGGCAATTGCCAAAAAGAAAGATAACCTTTTTGTCAAGTGGATTAATAGCGTTTATCTGATGGACAAGAATTGGTGGGATTACAAGTGTCCCTCAGATTGTAGTTGGTACTGGAAGCGCTTAGTAGCTGTGAAGGATTGCTTTAAAGCCAAAATCTCTTCTAATTCATTCTTATCACAGAGATATCATTTACAACTTGGTGTAAATATGCTAGTTTCTCCTGAAGTCCGAGTCCCGTGGAGGAAATTTGTTTGGGATAGATTTATCACTCCCAAACATCGTTTTATCATGTGGTTAGTCATGTGGGAACGGCTGCACACAAAGAATCGAATAGCTAGATATAATTCTAATATGGATCTGGTTTGTTTGCTGTGTAGAGCAGAGAATGAAGACATAGACCATCTCTTTTTCAAGTGTACATACAGCAAGAGGTGTTTAGAGGCTATCAAAGGCTGGCTTCATTGGAATGCACAGTCCATCAATCTACACAGGCTCCTGCATTGCATTTATCATGCCAAGAAGGTGTCGAGTACACATAAAAGTATATTCTTCTCCTGTCTTGCTGCGACAGTGTACCATCTTTGGAGAGTAAGAAATGATATGCTTTGGAATCAAAAGTTGTGGCAAGTGCATCATACAGTTAGTAGAATTCAAAGTGATTGTAATTTCGATTGCTTAGTGTATTTCCTTGTAAAGCCTCTAGGAAAGATAGAGATTTTTTTACCAGGTTGCTTTGATCTGTATTAG
- the LOC133785648 gene encoding secreted RxLR effector protein 161-like: MANVPYAKEIGSVMYSMVSTRPDLTYAMSTLSQYMSNPGQEHWNGMKWLLRYLKSTQNHGLLFRKNGEKINLKGFVDSDYAANKDTRKSLTSFYFLLNECCVSWKSQLQPVVALSTTEAEFMATTEAFKEAVWIKGLLKEIQMFEDKTVIYSDSQSAIYLSKNPVYHERSKHIDIRMFWIRDKIESGEIELEKIASEENPTNAGTKVLTISKFQHCLELLNFGAS; this comes from the coding sequence ATGGCTAATGTACCCTATGCGAAGGAAATTGGAAGTGTGATGTACTCTATGGTGAGCACTCGACCAGATCTAACATATGCAATGAGCACTCTAAGCCAATACATGTCAAATCCGGGTCAAGAGCATTGGAATGGAATGAAATGGTTACTAAGATATCTGAAGTCAACTCAGAATCATGGCCTGCTGTTTAGAAAGAATGGAGAGAAGATAAATTTAAAGGGATTTGTGGATTCTGATTATGCTGCAAATAAGGACACAAGAAAGTCATTAACTAGCTTCTATTTTTTGTTAAATGAGTGTTGTGTCAGCTGGAAATCTCAGCTCCAACCCGTAGTGGCACTCTCCACTACAGAAGCTGAGTTTATGGCAACAACTGAAGCCTTCAAGGAAGCAGTTTGGATAAAGGGATTGCTGAAAGAAATCCAAATGTTTGAAGACAAAACAGTGATATACTCAGATAGTCAATCTGCCATATACCTGAGTAAAAATCCTGTTTACCATGAAAGATCCAAACATATAGACATAAGAATGTTTTGGATAAGGGACAAGATAGAGAGTGGAGAAATTGAACTTGAGAAGATTGCAAGTGAGGAGAACCCCACTAATGCTGGAACCAAAGTGCTAACAATCAGCAAGTTTCAACATTGCTTGGAGCTGCTGAATTTTGGAGCAAGCTAA